The DNA window TATGCAACACAGCCAGTCACAGTATATACCAATCAGAAAGAAGTAAAACTCTGGCTTAATGGACAGTTGATAGGTGCAGAAAGTATGAATGAAGGTAAAGCTGTTTTTACCTGTATTTTCAAAAATGGAAATAATACACTTAAAGCTATAACCAATGATGGCCAGGAAGATTTTGTTAATATTGATTTCCATGTTATAGCCAATCAGTTAAAAAGCAAAGAAAATTCTTTTTCTACTTTAAATGTAAGCATGGGAGATCAAAGAATGTTTGAAGATGATTTGACAAAAGAAGCCTGGGTACCGGAAAAAGAATATGAAGCAGGAAGTTGGGGATATATCGGTGGGAAAATATATAAAGAAGATGAAAAGGGTGAGCGTTACGGTTCAAGGAGAAATATATTTGGAACTTCATATGATGCGATGTACGAAACACAACGTATAGGTTTGAAGACCTTTAAGGCTGATGTTCCTGATGGATTTTATGAATTAACATTACACTTTGCTGAACTTCTTAGCGCGGAGCAACAGGAAAAACTGGTCTATAATCTGGAAAACAATGCCAATCAGAATACCAAAACCGGAATAGGACGCAGGTTTGATGTAGCAGTGAATGGACTTACCATCCTTGAAGATCTTTCTGATGATAATTACCTGAAACCAATAACAGCATATAATACTAAGATAACATTGTTGGTGAAAGAAGGACAGGGTATAACGATAAATTTTATTCCTAAACAGGGCGAGCCTATCCTAAATGGTCTGCAAATAAGAAAACTTTATTAGATAGAATAAATAAAAAGCCCGGATTGTGATCTGGGCTTTTTCATACCCCTCTTTACTATTGAGAGGTCAATTCTTTTTTGTATAAAAAAACGAAGTATATGTATAAAAAGTAAGCAGGACTTATTTTTGAGTATATATATTTGATCATACAAGATGGGCTGATAAAAAAGATTTTGTCCTATTTGTATAACTTCGAATTTTTATCGATACTTTTCAAATATGAATAAAATTTTCGTAGTACTGAGTTTGTTTTTAAGTTTAACCTGCGTTGGACAAAATCAAAAAAATATCATAACGGCTGATGATGCTGATTTGTGGAAGAATAATGATAAAATTATTCTGACGAAAAATTATTTTAAAGACTGTGGTATTGATGGATCTATTGTAATTTTTGATAACCAGAAAAAGAAGTGGTTTGCTTCTGATACAATGAGTGTCCGTAAAGAAACATTGCCGGCTTCCACATTTAAAATCATCAATTTGTTGATTGCTCTGGAAACCAAAACGATTAAAGATGAGAACCAAGTAGTGAAATGGATTGGAAAAACCGATACACTAAAGTATGGTTACAGGCCGGATATCTATCATGATATGAGTGTAAAAGAAGCTTTTGAAGTATCAGCAGGTTGGGTATTTGTAGAATTGGCAAAGAAAATAGGTAAGGAGAAATATAAAAAATACCTGGCACTCAGCCATTATGGGAATGGAGATCTGTCACAAAAGGATGCTGATTTCTGGAATTTTGGAGCATTCGAAATTTCAACCGTTAATCAGGTAGAGTTTTTAAAGAAGCTCTATGATGAACAGCTTCCTTTCTCAGAAAGGAATATACAGATTGTAAAAAAAGTAATGATCACAGAAAAAAAAGACAACTACATCATTCGTTCAAAAACAGGATGGACCAGAGATAAAGGAATAAATACCGGTTGGTGGGTAGGCTTCGTAGAAAATCCAAAGGGAGTTTATTTTTTTGCAACTCGTCTTTTGCAGGATAGAAAATTTAATAACCCTGATTTTGGAAAATGCCGTAAAGAAATTACTAAAAATGTTCTTCGGGATCTGGAGGTCATTAATTAAAAAAATGAAATTTATATAAAACAAATAATTATGAAATATCAACTTGCATTGATGCTTTTTACATTTTTGTATTTGTTTGGCTTCGGCCAGGAGCAGCAGCTTTCTGTCGATAAGACAAAATATGAAATAAAACAGAAAACAAATGAGTATTTTTCAGCATTAACAAGCTTAAAACAGTTTAATGGAAATGTGATCATTGCAAAGGATGGAGACATTATTCTTAAAAAAACCTACAACTTATCCGGTGGACCAAAAGGTTTAAAGGTGAAGAAGAATAGTAGATTTATTATAGCATCTGTATCTAAAGTATTTGTAAAATATGGAATACTGAAGCTTGTTGAAGAAAAGAAAGTATCTTTAGATGATCCACTGTCTAAGTTTATTCCCGATTTCCCCGAAGGAAATAAAATCACCATAAATCATTTAATACACCATCAGTCAGGACTGCCTAGAGAAATTAAGGATTATGAAAAATTTGATAAACTAACCGGTGAACAAATCATTGAACTGGCGAAAAAAGAAAAACTTTTATTTGAACCGGGAACTAAAACACTATATTCAAATATTGGTTTTTTAATCCTCCATTATATTATTGGTAAAACGGCACCTAACGGATATCTGGCATTTATAAAAAAGGAAATATTTGATCCTATTGGTCTAAAGAGTACAAATGAATACAATAGTAAAAAGCTTTCCAAAAAATTTGTACGGGGATTTGATAATGAAGATGGTAAAATAGTAATGGCTTCAGCAAAAGATCTTGATCGGTTTGAAACAGGTAATTACGTTTCAACAATTAATGATCTGTACCTTTTTTCTAAAAAAGGTTTTAACGGGAAACATCTTCAGAAGGCTCTTATTAAAGAACTATTTGATGAAAATGAAGTATTGGCTCAAGCAGGAGGCCGGCCAGGATATAGAGCTTATTTTTATAAAAATAGGAAAACGGGCTTCGACTTTCTTTTTGTCAGTAACTACACCGGAATTCCAATTCAGCAGGTTACAGAAGATATTGTGAAGATATTTGATGGAAAGCCATATCAGGTTCCCACTGCAATAAAAAGAGTAAAGATCAACCTTTCAGAAGCAATAATGAAAAGATATGAGGGTAAATATATCTTAGAGGTCGACCAAACTCAATATCTGATCATTAATGTAAAAGACGGAAAATTATACATTACAGATAAAAATGGTGGGGTGACTGAAGGGGTTCCTGATTCTGAAACCACTTTCTTCTTTGATCCGGCTTCAAATGATGGACTGATATTTACTTTGAATAAAGATACAGGAGTTTACGAGCTCGAGATGATATCAGATGGACTTCACCTGAAAACTAAAAAGGTAAATTAATAGAAATTCAAGGAAAAGAAAAATCCACAGCATTGAAGTTGTGGATTTTTTTTTGGACTAAATAATAGTGGTCGTTACATTAATATTCCCATAGATTGCCTTGGAATAAGGACAGGTCTGATGCGCAAGATCTGTTAATTGCTCTGCAATATTTCTATCTAAACCTGGTAGACTAACAGTGAGGCGAGCCTGTAAAAGAAAATCTCCACCATTCATTCCCAGATCAACCTCCGCATCAACGTGAGTATCAGAAGGAATGGCTGTGCCTAATTTTTTAGCAGCTAATCCTAGTGCCCCAATGTAGCATGCTGACCAGCCTGCGGCAAAAAGCTGTTCTGGATTGGTTCCTGGAATGCTTGATCCCGGAGGAGATAGTAGGAGATCTAAATTTCCGTCATCACTTTTGGAATTTCCCTGTCTCCCTCCTGTAGTGTGTGTTTTTGCAGTGTATAATACTTTTTCTATTCCTGCCGTTTTTTGATCGTTGTTCATTACTGTAAATTTTAGTTAATAATACATTTAAAATGCTTTGCAAAGGAAGCCTTAATCCTAAATGAAAACCAGATGAGGTGGTCATTTTAAAAGGTGAAACAGACAATTGGAAACGGCAATGTTTTAAAAGATAATTTCAGACAATTATTTCTAATAATGGTAATGCTAAACAAGATAGATATTCTTCATCATAATCATTAAAAAGAGCTCTGTAGATTTTAAGTTTTGAAATGACCGGTTCAATGTCTATTTAGTCTGATTGAAGTAAGAGGTGATTGATTAGTGCTCGTAAGCAAAATACATTTGCCGAAGAAATAATTCTAAATCAACTTATTTAAAATCAAAACA is part of the Chryseobacterium paludis genome and encodes:
- a CDS encoding serine hydrolase domain-containing protein codes for the protein MKYQLALMLFTFLYLFGFGQEQQLSVDKTKYEIKQKTNEYFSALTSLKQFNGNVIIAKDGDIILKKTYNLSGGPKGLKVKKNSRFIIASVSKVFVKYGILKLVEEKKVSLDDPLSKFIPDFPEGNKITINHLIHHQSGLPREIKDYEKFDKLTGEQIIELAKKEKLLFEPGTKTLYSNIGFLILHYIIGKTAPNGYLAFIKKEIFDPIGLKSTNEYNSKKLSKKFVRGFDNEDGKIVMASAKDLDRFETGNYVSTINDLYLFSKKGFNGKHLQKALIKELFDENEVLAQAGGRPGYRAYFYKNRKTGFDFLFVSNYTGIPIQQVTEDIVKIFDGKPYQVPTAIKRVKINLSEAIMKRYEGKYILEVDQTQYLIINVKDGKLYITDKNGGVTEGVPDSETTFFFDPASNDGLIFTLNKDTGVYELEMISDGLHLKTKKVN
- a CDS encoding organic hydroperoxide resistance protein translates to MNNDQKTAGIEKVLYTAKTHTTGGRQGNSKSDDGNLDLLLSPPGSSIPGTNPEQLFAAGWSACYIGALGLAAKKLGTAIPSDTHVDAEVDLGMNGGDFLLQARLTVSLPGLDRNIAEQLTDLAHQTCPYSKAIYGNINVTTTII